The Bos javanicus breed banteng chromosome 18, ARS-OSU_banteng_1.0, whole genome shotgun sequence genome has a segment encoding these proteins:
- the LOC133230658 gene encoding carcinoembryonic antigen-related cell adhesion molecule 7-like isoform X2, with translation MGTPSGPSRRQCIPWNRLLLAVSLLTFWTPPTTAQLTIETVPPLAAEGSDVLLLAHNVTKNPLGYAWYRGERVDNSQLIASYRVATTKGPAHSGRETLYPNGTLLIQNVTQKDTGSYTLLVTKDDLQTERQTGHLHILPVLPRPVITSNNSKPWEHQDTVVLTCGPETQNTSYMWWISNQSLPNSTRLELSEDKRTLTVFNVTRNDTGPYVCEAWNPVSVSRSDPFTLNVLYPVAQPSLQASNTTVIEHEGPVVLTCLTDETGISIRWFFKGRSLLLAQRMTLSSDNSTLTIDPVSRQDAGDYQCEVSNRGNSSRSDPLSLHVKYKLTPESSSDLSAGAIVGIVIGAMAGVALIGALVYFVASDQRDLTEHKSSDHNHSQGHSDSSPGKVDEVEYSSLNFNAQELKNKATSASPSPTNTETIYSEVKKQ, from the exons ATGGGGACCCCCTCAGGCCCTTCCCGCAGACAGTGCATCCCCTGGAACAGGCTCCTGCTGGCAG TCTCACTCTTAACTTTCTGGACCCCGCCCACCACTGCCCAGCTCACTATTGAAACGGTGCCCCCCCTTGCTGCAGAAGGTTCAGATGTTCTTCTGCTTGCCCACAACGTGACAAAGAATCCTCTAGGCTATGCCTGGTACAGAGGAGAAAGGGTAGACAACAGCCAGCTAATCGCATCATATAGAGTAGCCACTACCAAAGGGCCTGCACACAGTGGACGGGAGACATTATACCCCAACGGAACCCTGCTGATCCAGAACGTCACCCAGAAAGACACAGGATCCTACACCCTGCTCGTTACAAAGGATGATttacagacagaaagacaaactgGACACCTCCACATACTCC CGGTGCTACCCAGACCCGTCATCACCAGCAACAACTCCAAGCCCTGGGAGCACCAGGACACTGTGGTGTTAACATGTGGACCTGAGACCCAGAACACCTCCTACATGTGGTGGATCAGCAATCAGAGCCTCCCCAACAGCACCAGGCTGGAACTGTCCGAGGACAAGAGGACTCTCACTGTGTTCAATGTGACAAGGAATGACACAGGACCCTATGTGTGTGAAGCCTGGAACCCAGTGAGTGTCAGCCGCAGTGACCCATTCACCCTGAATGTCCTCT ACCCAGTGGCACAGCCCTCCCTCCAAGCCAGCAACACCACAGTCATAGAACATGAGGGCCCCGTGGTCCTGACCTGCCTCACAGATGAGACTGGGATTTCCATACGCTGGTTCTTCAAAGGCCGGAGTCTCCTCCTTGCACAGAGGATGACACTGTCCTCAGACAACAGCACCCTCACCATAGACCCCGTCAGCAGACAGGACGCCGGGGATTATCAGTGTGAGGTCTCCAACAGGGGCAACTCCAGCAGAAGCGACCCCCTCAGCCTGCATGTGAAAT ATAAATTGACACCAGAAAGCTCCTCTGACCTCTCAGCTGGTGCCATTGTCGGTATCGTGATTGGAGCCATGGCTGGGGTGGCGCTGATAGGAGCCCTGGTGTATTTTGT GGCAAGTGACCAGCGCGATCTCACAGAGCACAAATCCTCAGATCACAACCACA GTCAAGGTCACTCTGACAGTTCACCTGGAAAG GTTGATGAAGTTGAATATTCCTCCCTGAACTTCAATGCccaggaattaaaaaataaagcaacttcAGCCTCCCCATCTCCAACAAATACAGAAACCATTTATTCAGAAGTGAAAAAACAGTAA
- the LOC133230658 gene encoding carcinoembryonic antigen-related cell adhesion molecule 7-like isoform X3, translating into MGTPSGPSRRQCIPWNRLLLAVSLLTFWTPPTTAQLTIETVPPLAAEGSDVLLLAHNVTKNPLGYAWYRGERVDNSQLIASYRVATTKGPAHSGRETLYPNGTLLIQNVTQKDTGSYTLLVTKDDLQTERQTGHLHILPVLPRPVITSNNSKPWEHQDTVVLTCGPETQNTSYMWWISNQSLPNSTRLELSEDKRTLTVFNVTRNDTGPYVCEAWNPVSVSRSDPFTLNVLYPVAQPSLQASNTTVIEHEGPVVLTCLTDETGISIRWFFKGRSLLLAQRMTLSSDNSTLTIDPVSRQDAGDYQCEVSNRGNSSRSDPLSLHVKYKLTPESSSDLSAGAIVGIVIGAMAGVALIGALVYFVYVISTRGSRSL; encoded by the exons ATGGGGACCCCCTCAGGCCCTTCCCGCAGACAGTGCATCCCCTGGAACAGGCTCCTGCTGGCAG TCTCACTCTTAACTTTCTGGACCCCGCCCACCACTGCCCAGCTCACTATTGAAACGGTGCCCCCCCTTGCTGCAGAAGGTTCAGATGTTCTTCTGCTTGCCCACAACGTGACAAAGAATCCTCTAGGCTATGCCTGGTACAGAGGAGAAAGGGTAGACAACAGCCAGCTAATCGCATCATATAGAGTAGCCACTACCAAAGGGCCTGCACACAGTGGACGGGAGACATTATACCCCAACGGAACCCTGCTGATCCAGAACGTCACCCAGAAAGACACAGGATCCTACACCCTGCTCGTTACAAAGGATGATttacagacagaaagacaaactgGACACCTCCACATACTCC CGGTGCTACCCAGACCCGTCATCACCAGCAACAACTCCAAGCCCTGGGAGCACCAGGACACTGTGGTGTTAACATGTGGACCTGAGACCCAGAACACCTCCTACATGTGGTGGATCAGCAATCAGAGCCTCCCCAACAGCACCAGGCTGGAACTGTCCGAGGACAAGAGGACTCTCACTGTGTTCAATGTGACAAGGAATGACACAGGACCCTATGTGTGTGAAGCCTGGAACCCAGTGAGTGTCAGCCGCAGTGACCCATTCACCCTGAATGTCCTCT ACCCAGTGGCACAGCCCTCCCTCCAAGCCAGCAACACCACAGTCATAGAACATGAGGGCCCCGTGGTCCTGACCTGCCTCACAGATGAGACTGGGATTTCCATACGCTGGTTCTTCAAAGGCCGGAGTCTCCTCCTTGCACAGAGGATGACACTGTCCTCAGACAACAGCACCCTCACCATAGACCCCGTCAGCAGACAGGACGCCGGGGATTATCAGTGTGAGGTCTCCAACAGGGGCAACTCCAGCAGAAGCGACCCCCTCAGCCTGCATGTGAAAT ATAAATTGACACCAGAAAGCTCCTCTGACCTCTCAGCTGGTGCCATTGTCGGTATCGTGATTGGAGCCATGGCTGGGGTGGCGCTGATAGGAGCCCTGGTGTATTTTGTGTACGTCATAAGTACTAGAGG GTCAAGGTCACTCTGA
- the LOC133230658 gene encoding carcinoembryonic antigen-related cell adhesion molecule 7-like isoform X1: protein MGTPSGPSRRQCIPWNRLLLAVSLLTFWTPPTTAQLTIETVPPLAAEGSDVLLLAHNVTKNPLGYAWYRGERVDNSQLIASYRVATTKGPAHSGRETLYPNGTLLIQNVTQKDTGSYTLLVTKDDLQTERQTGHLHILPVLPRPVITSNNSKPWEHQDTVVLTCGPETQNTSYMWWISNQSLPNSTRLELSEDKRTLTVFNVTRNDTGPYVCEAWNPVSVSRSDPFTLNVLYPVAQPSLQASNTTVIEHEGPVVLTCLTDETGISIRWFFKGRSLLLAQRMTLSSDNSTLTIDPVSRQDAGDYQCEVSNRGNSSRSDPLSLHVKYKLTPESSSDLSAGAIVGIVIGAMAGVALIGALVYFVYVISTRGASDQRDLTEHKSSDHNHSQGHSDSSPGKVDEVEYSSLNFNAQELKNKATSASPSPTNTETIYSEVKKQ from the exons ATGGGGACCCCCTCAGGCCCTTCCCGCAGACAGTGCATCCCCTGGAACAGGCTCCTGCTGGCAG TCTCACTCTTAACTTTCTGGACCCCGCCCACCACTGCCCAGCTCACTATTGAAACGGTGCCCCCCCTTGCTGCAGAAGGTTCAGATGTTCTTCTGCTTGCCCACAACGTGACAAAGAATCCTCTAGGCTATGCCTGGTACAGAGGAGAAAGGGTAGACAACAGCCAGCTAATCGCATCATATAGAGTAGCCACTACCAAAGGGCCTGCACACAGTGGACGGGAGACATTATACCCCAACGGAACCCTGCTGATCCAGAACGTCACCCAGAAAGACACAGGATCCTACACCCTGCTCGTTACAAAGGATGATttacagacagaaagacaaactgGACACCTCCACATACTCC CGGTGCTACCCAGACCCGTCATCACCAGCAACAACTCCAAGCCCTGGGAGCACCAGGACACTGTGGTGTTAACATGTGGACCTGAGACCCAGAACACCTCCTACATGTGGTGGATCAGCAATCAGAGCCTCCCCAACAGCACCAGGCTGGAACTGTCCGAGGACAAGAGGACTCTCACTGTGTTCAATGTGACAAGGAATGACACAGGACCCTATGTGTGTGAAGCCTGGAACCCAGTGAGTGTCAGCCGCAGTGACCCATTCACCCTGAATGTCCTCT ACCCAGTGGCACAGCCCTCCCTCCAAGCCAGCAACACCACAGTCATAGAACATGAGGGCCCCGTGGTCCTGACCTGCCTCACAGATGAGACTGGGATTTCCATACGCTGGTTCTTCAAAGGCCGGAGTCTCCTCCTTGCACAGAGGATGACACTGTCCTCAGACAACAGCACCCTCACCATAGACCCCGTCAGCAGACAGGACGCCGGGGATTATCAGTGTGAGGTCTCCAACAGGGGCAACTCCAGCAGAAGCGACCCCCTCAGCCTGCATGTGAAAT ATAAATTGACACCAGAAAGCTCCTCTGACCTCTCAGCTGGTGCCATTGTCGGTATCGTGATTGGAGCCATGGCTGGGGTGGCGCTGATAGGAGCCCTGGTGTATTTTGTGTACGTCATAAGTACTAGAGG GGCAAGTGACCAGCGCGATCTCACAGAGCACAAATCCTCAGATCACAACCACA GTCAAGGTCACTCTGACAGTTCACCTGGAAAG GTTGATGAAGTTGAATATTCCTCCCTGAACTTCAATGCccaggaattaaaaaataaagcaacttcAGCCTCCCCATCTCCAACAAATACAGAAACCATTTATTCAGAAGTGAAAAAACAGTAA
- the LOC133230658 gene encoding carcinoembryonic antigen-related cell adhesion molecule 7-like isoform X4, producing MGTPSGPSRRQCIPWNRLLLAVSLLTFWTPPTTAQLTIETVPPLAAEGSDVLLLAHNVTKNPLGYAWYRGERVDNSQLIASYRVATTKGPAHSGRETLYPNGTLLIQNVTQKDTGSYTLLVTKDDLQTERQTGHLHILPVLPRPVITSNNSKPWEHQDTVVLTCGPETQNTSYMWWISNQSLPNSTRLELSEDKRTLTVFNVTRNDTGPYVCEAWNPVSVSRSDPFTLNVLYPVAQPSLQASNTTVIEHEGPVVLTCLTDETGISIRWFFKGRSLLLAQRMTLSSDNSTLTIDPVSRQDAGDYQCEVSNRGNSSRSDPLSLHVKYKLTPESSSDLSAGAIVGIVIGAMAGVALIGALVYFVSRSL from the exons ATGGGGACCCCCTCAGGCCCTTCCCGCAGACAGTGCATCCCCTGGAACAGGCTCCTGCTGGCAG TCTCACTCTTAACTTTCTGGACCCCGCCCACCACTGCCCAGCTCACTATTGAAACGGTGCCCCCCCTTGCTGCAGAAGGTTCAGATGTTCTTCTGCTTGCCCACAACGTGACAAAGAATCCTCTAGGCTATGCCTGGTACAGAGGAGAAAGGGTAGACAACAGCCAGCTAATCGCATCATATAGAGTAGCCACTACCAAAGGGCCTGCACACAGTGGACGGGAGACATTATACCCCAACGGAACCCTGCTGATCCAGAACGTCACCCAGAAAGACACAGGATCCTACACCCTGCTCGTTACAAAGGATGATttacagacagaaagacaaactgGACACCTCCACATACTCC CGGTGCTACCCAGACCCGTCATCACCAGCAACAACTCCAAGCCCTGGGAGCACCAGGACACTGTGGTGTTAACATGTGGACCTGAGACCCAGAACACCTCCTACATGTGGTGGATCAGCAATCAGAGCCTCCCCAACAGCACCAGGCTGGAACTGTCCGAGGACAAGAGGACTCTCACTGTGTTCAATGTGACAAGGAATGACACAGGACCCTATGTGTGTGAAGCCTGGAACCCAGTGAGTGTCAGCCGCAGTGACCCATTCACCCTGAATGTCCTCT ACCCAGTGGCACAGCCCTCCCTCCAAGCCAGCAACACCACAGTCATAGAACATGAGGGCCCCGTGGTCCTGACCTGCCTCACAGATGAGACTGGGATTTCCATACGCTGGTTCTTCAAAGGCCGGAGTCTCCTCCTTGCACAGAGGATGACACTGTCCTCAGACAACAGCACCCTCACCATAGACCCCGTCAGCAGACAGGACGCCGGGGATTATCAGTGTGAGGTCTCCAACAGGGGCAACTCCAGCAGAAGCGACCCCCTCAGCCTGCATGTGAAAT ATAAATTGACACCAGAAAGCTCCTCTGACCTCTCAGCTGGTGCCATTGTCGGTATCGTGATTGGAGCCATGGCTGGGGTGGCGCTGATAGGAGCCCTGGTGTATTTTGT GTCAAGGTCACTCTGA